The DNA segment CTGCAGCTCGGCGTCCGTCGGCGTGCGGCGGCGTCCGGTCATGACCCCTGGGGCGGCGCGTCGGCAGCCGAATCGACCAGCAGGATGTGCAACCGCCCCGGCCCATGCACATGGACCAGGGACGTCTGCTCGATATCGGCCGTGCGCGACGGGCCGGTGATGAAGTTCACTGCCCGCGGCATGCCAAGCCCCTTGGCCGCCTGCCGCTGGCGCAGCAGGTCCCATGCCTCCTCATAGCTGCCGACCACCCGGTCCACGGGCAGCACGACGATATGGGTGCCGGGAAGGAAGGACAGGGTCGGGCCGGCATCGTTGCCGCTTGCGCCGAACAGGGTTCCTGTCTCCGCGATACCCGCGATGGCCAGGGTGATGGTGGCCTGATCCTCCGGCTCGCCCCGGCCGAACGCCACTTCCAACGTGGGAAGGCCGCTCCAGTCCAGCGACTGAAGCTCAGGGTCCGGGGCGGCGCGCAGCCGGGCCGGCAGATTGTGGACGGACAGGTAGTCCGCCACGATCTGCGGGATGCGGCTTCGCTCCGGCACCCGCTCCACGCTGGCCGCCACCGCCTGGGCCATGCGGATGAACAGCTCCACCCGTTCGGCATGCGGAATCTGGCCGCGGGCCGGCAGCAGGTTGCGCGCATGGGCGGACAGACGCTGCTCCACCGCCGCGCGCGCCGCCGCCTCATCCCTCAGGTGCGATGCCGCCTTGCGGATTGCCCCCAGCACGCCGTCGCGGGCCGCGTTCGACTGCTCAGCCATTGCGGCGGCTCCGGTACTGTTCCTGGAAGGTGGGCCCCTGGGGGCCGGGAAGTCGCGGGTATCGGTCCAGCCGCCGGCCAGCGGCAGGGCCTTGAAGCGGCCCCGGCGCTTGCCCACCGCCGCCATGGCGCGTAGCCCGATATTCGCCGCCGCGGCATAGAGCGCCGGCCGCTTGGCGAACCAGCCCCAGACGCCGATGCCGTAGCGCATGGCCTTGGGCTGGAGATTCGCCTCGAACTCCTTCTCCCGCCAGTGGCGCATCAGCTTGGGCAAGGGGATGCGCACCGGGCAGACGCTCTCGCACCGGCCGCAGAAGGTGCTGGCGTTGGGCAGGTGTCCGGCCTCCTTCACGCCCAGGATGGCGGGATCAATCACACTGCCGATGGGACCGGGATAGACCCAGCCATAGGCGTGCCCGCCGACCGCATGATAGACCGGACAGTGGTTCATGCAGGCGCCGCAGCGGATGCAGCGCAGCACCTCCTGCATCTCCGTGCCCAGCAGGGCGCTGCGGCCATTGTCCAGCAGCACCACATGGTAATTCTCCGGCCCGTCGATATCGTCGGCGCGCTTCGGACCCGTGGAGAAGGTGGTGTAGCTGGTGAATTCCTGCCCCGTGGCCGACCGGGCCAGCAGGCGCAGCAGGGTGCTGGCATCCTCCAGCGTGGGGACAACCTTCTCGATGCTGGTCAGCACGATGTGGGTCTTGGGCAGGGACTGGGTCAGGTCGCCATTGCCCTCGTTCGTGACGATGACGGTGCTGCCGGTCTCCGCGATCAGGAAGTTGGCGCCGGTGATGCCGACATCGGCCTGCAGGAACTTGTTGCGCAGCCGCACACGCGCCTCGGTCAGCAGGTCGTTCGGCTCCGACAGGCGGCGGTCGGCGGGCAGGTCGGTGTGGACGCGGCGGAAATCGTCGGCCACCTGCTCCTTGGACAGGTGCAGGGCGGGGGCGATGATGTGGCTCGGCGCCTCGTTCCGGATCTGGAGGATATACTCGCCGAGGTCGGTCTCCACCACCTCCAGCCCGTCCTCCTGGAGCGAGGCGTTCAGGCCGATCTCCTCGCTCACCATGGATTTGCCCTTGGTGACGAGCCTGGCGTTCTTGGCCTTGCAGATGCCGCGGATGATGGACCGGGCCTCCTCGGCCGTGCGGGCCCAGTGCACATGGCCGCCGGCGGCCCGCACGTTCCGCTCGAACGTCTCCAGATACAGGTCCAGATGGGCCAGCGTGTGGTCCTTGATGGCCTTGCCGACGTCGCGCAGCGCCTCGAACTCCGGCAGCGCCGCCACGGCCTGGGCGCGCTTCATCGGGAATCCGGTCTTGAACTTGTTCAGCGCCCGCGTGAGCTGCGGGTCCTGCATGGCCCGGTGGGCATTGTCCTTGAAGGCGTGGGCGGTGGACTTCATTTCTTTTCCTCGCTCTCCCCGATCGGGGGTGCGGACAGGTCTCCGGCCAGCACCTCCGCCACATGGCGCACCTTCACCGTGCTGCCAAGCCGTTGCAGGCGGCCGGCCATGTTCATCAGGCAGCCCATGTCGCCCGCCAGCAGCATGTCCGCCCCGGTGGACTGGATGTTGCCGGCCTTGTCGCTGACCATCTTGGTGCTGATCTCGGGGTACTTGACGCAGAAGGTGCCGCCGAAGCCGCAGCAGACCTCCGCCTCCGGAAGTTCGGCCAGCTTCAGCCCCTCCACCCCGGCCAGAAGCTTGCGCGGCTGGGCCTTGACGCCCATCTCGCGCAGGCCGGCACAGCTGTCATGGTACGTGACGGTGCCCTGATAGGCGGCGTCCACCTTCTCCACCCCCATGATGTCGGTCAGGAAACTGACCAGCTCATGGGTGCGGCGGGAAAGGTGATGGGCGCGCAGGGCCCAGTCCGCATCGTCCTTGAACAGCTCCTGGTAATGCAGCCGCATCATCCCGGTGCAGGACCCGCTGGGACCGACCACATAGTCGCAGCCCTCGAACGCCTCGATCATGGCCTTGGCCAGCGCCTCGGTCGTGGCGCGGTCGCCGGCGTTCCAGGCCGGCTGGCCGCAGCAGGTCTGGCGCGGCACCACCACCTCGCAGCCGGCATCCTCCAGCAGCTTCACCGCGGCAAAGCCCACGCTGGGACGGAACAGGTCCACCAAGCAGGTCACCAGCAGCCCCACCTTGGGCGCCCGCCCGGCCGGTCTGCCGGACTGCCCGTCCGCCTGTTCCCGGCGCAGGGCCGATTGGTCGCGCACTTCCATCGCCGATCCGGTCCTTCTTTCGATACTGGCTTGGAAAATAGGCATTCCGGCGGGAGCGGGCAATGCGGCGCACCGCTGCATGCCCGGCGCATCGGTACTGCTCAGCCCGCGGCAGCCTCGCTTGCCCGCCCGCTCTCCTGCCGTTGCGGCAGCAGGCAGCGCACCACAGTGCCCTCGTCAGGCCGGCTCTCCATCTCCACGCGGCCGTTGTGCAGCTCGATGAAGCTCTTGACCAGCGACAGGCCCAGCCCGGCTCCGGTCTGGCGGGCGGGGTCTCCGCCCCGCTCGAACCGGTTGAAGACGCGGCTCTGGTCGGCCTTGGGAATGCCGACTCCGGTATCGGCCACGGACAGCACCACCTCGCCGTTGCGCAGGGCACCGTCCAGCGTGATGCGCCCGCCGGCCGGGGTGTAGCGGATTGCGTTGCTGATCAGGTTGAACAGCGCCTGTTTCAGCCGCTTCTCGTCCGCCTGCATGCGGATGCCGGTGGGGATGTTGACGCGCAGGTCCAGCGACTGCTTGCGGGCCCAATCGCGGGTCAGTGCCGCCACCGACTGGAGAAGCTGGCCCACATCCACCTCCTCCAGCTCCAACACCATGAAGCCGGCCTCGATGGTGGCGAGGTCCAGTATGTCGTTGACCAGCGCCAACAGCCGCCGCCCCGCCTCCAGCACGCCCTTGGCATATTCCATCTGCCTGGGGTTCAGCTCGCCGAAATACTGGTTATGCAGGATCTCGGCGAAGCCCATGATGGCGTTCAGCGGGGTGCGGAGCTGGTAGGAGACGTTGGCGATGAATTCGGATTTGAGCTGGTCGGCCGCCTCCAGCGCCTCATTGCTGGCGCGCAACGCCTGCTCCACCCGCACGGTATCGGTGACGTCGATGCAGCTGAACAGCACCGCCCCGTCAGGCAGGGGCACCTGCGTGTAGCGCAAAGACTGGCCGTTCCGCAGGAAAAGCTGCCCGGCATGTGCCGCGCGGTCCAGCAACCGGTTCACGATGTCCTGGCGCAGCTCTTCCCAGGGTTGTTCCCGTCGCTCCAGCAGGTCGCGGGCCTGTTCGATCACCTCCGACACGTGCGGCTCGCCCCACAGGACGGAGGCCGGCATGCCCCACAGCCGGGTGAAGGCCGGGTTGGAGAGCTTCAGCCGTCCATCGCCGCCGAACACGGCGATGCCTTCCGCCAGATTGTGCAGCGTCTCCTGCTGCACGGCCATCAGGGTGTTGTAGGAGGATTCCAGCGCCAGCGTGTGGGTCACATCCTCCAGCACGAACATCAGCCCGCCGAACGGATGCGGCACGATGAGCGAGCGCAGGGTGCGGCCGTCCGGCAGGTGTTCCAGCCCTTCCTCCGGCTCGATCAGGGCGGTGAAGAGGCCGAGGCGCTGTTTCTTCCACTTCAGGAAGTCCACCTCCTCCGTCAGCTTCCGCCGAGCGCGGAGGTCTTCCAGCACCTCGTCATAGGTGGGCTCGGTGCGCAGCCAC comes from the Indioceanicola profundi genome and includes:
- a CDS encoding PAS domain-containing sensor histidine kinase, yielding MKSAIGAYLAAIGAVGLGLAGLCFLSLSSIHLPPALHAAVAAALLVILALLLLRVRKAAARSGHGLGAAQAEVQRLTALLSAAPDPWLAWSPGGLQTVSDGVCDLLNLPRVRGLEDVETALAPSDAAALHGSFRHLQETGKPFRITVRLSDGSRTLAASGNLAELPEGDRLHVLWLRDETGSAATQSRLEEARSQAEESRKRLTDAMEVLPIPVWLRGPDLSIVWCNRAFARILDATPEQVVAEGIELPTSGLNEPAREIAARAGRSGGPESEGRYMVVDGDRRLLVLTERPMPGQDLTLGFALDTTSERTVRDELERHISAHGEVLEQLGSAIAIFGADTRLRFFNHAYARLWDLDDAWLRTEPTYDEVLEDLRARRKLTEEVDFLKWKKQRLGLFTALIEPEEGLEHLPDGRTLRSLIVPHPFGGLMFVLEDVTHTLALESSYNTLMAVQQETLHNLAEGIAVFGGDGRLKLSNPAFTRLWGMPASVLWGEPHVSEVIEQARDLLERREQPWEELRQDIVNRLLDRAAHAGQLFLRNGQSLRYTQVPLPDGAVLFSCIDVTDTVRVEQALRASNEALEAADQLKSEFIANVSYQLRTPLNAIMGFAEILHNQYFGELNPRQMEYAKGVLEAGRRLLALVNDILDLATIEAGFMVLELEEVDVGQLLQSVAALTRDWARKQSLDLRVNIPTGIRMQADEKRLKQALFNLISNAIRYTPAGGRITLDGALRNGEVVLSVADTGVGIPKADQSRVFNRFERGGDPARQTGAGLGLSLVKSFIELHNGRVEMESRPDEGTVVRCLLPQRQESGRASEAAAG
- a CDS encoding LutB/LldF family L-lactate oxidation iron-sulfur protein; protein product: MKSTAHAFKDNAHRAMQDPQLTRALNKFKTGFPMKRAQAVAALPEFEALRDVGKAIKDHTLAHLDLYLETFERNVRAAGGHVHWARTAEEARSIIRGICKAKNARLVTKGKSMVSEEIGLNASLQEDGLEVVETDLGEYILQIRNEAPSHIIAPALHLSKEQVADDFRRVHTDLPADRRLSEPNDLLTEARVRLRNKFLQADVGITGANFLIAETGSTVIVTNEGNGDLTQSLPKTHIVLTSIEKVVPTLEDASTLLRLLARSATGQEFTSYTTFSTGPKRADDIDGPENYHVVLLDNGRSALLGTEMQEVLRCIRCGACMNHCPVYHAVGGHAYGWVYPGPIGSVIDPAILGVKEAGHLPNASTFCGRCESVCPVRIPLPKLMRHWREKEFEANLQPKAMRYGIGVWGWFAKRPALYAAAANIGLRAMAAVGKRRGRFKALPLAGGWTDTRDFPAPRGPPSRNSTGAAAMAEQSNAARDGVLGAIRKAASHLRDEAAARAAVEQRLSAHARNLLPARGQIPHAERVELFIRMAQAVAASVERVPERSRIPQIVADYLSVHNLPARLRAAPDPELQSLDWSGLPTLEVAFGRGEPEDQATITLAIAGIAETGTLFGASGNDAGPTLSFLPGTHIVVLPVDRVVGSYEEAWDLLRQRQAAKGLGMPRAVNFITGPSRTADIEQTSLVHVHGPGRLHILLVDSAADAPPQGS
- a CDS encoding (Fe-S)-binding protein — its product is MEVRDQSALRREQADGQSGRPAGRAPKVGLLVTCLVDLFRPSVGFAAVKLLEDAGCEVVVPRQTCCGQPAWNAGDRATTEALAKAMIEAFEGCDYVVGPSGSCTGMMRLHYQELFKDDADWALRAHHLSRRTHELVSFLTDIMGVEKVDAAYQGTVTYHDSCAGLREMGVKAQPRKLLAGVEGLKLAELPEAEVCCGFGGTFCVKYPEISTKMVSDKAGNIQSTGADMLLAGDMGCLMNMAGRLQRLGSTVKVRHVAEVLAGDLSAPPIGESEEKK